The Phycisphaerae bacterium genome includes a region encoding these proteins:
- the phaC gene encoding class III poly(R)-hydroxyalkanoic acid synthase subunit PhaC: protein MTTAAAPNMPWFPHPADVQRFWEDAFRKVAAMPKVLEVARKVRKGVTPSEPVYQFDRVRLMQYEQAVEQVHGTPLIFVFALVNRPYILDLGAGKSVVEHFVQGGFDCYNVDWGIPTSADRHLGMREYVEGYLDDVVNHVRERTGSDKVSILGYCMGGSMSAMYTALHPEKIANLILLAAPVDWSNTDHLLGRWVDPSVFDVDRLIDVCGNAPADMLQGSFLLLKPVSNLVEKYVRFYENMENEKFLEDFFAMETWLNDNIPVAGEMFRQFVKRCMQENQLIQGRLRIGGRTVDLRNITCPVLNLTAQHDHLVPCGQSQPFCAAVGSADKETITFPAGHIGMAVGSKANRELWPRVKDWLAQRSEPMA from the coding sequence ATGACGACGGCGGCCGCCCCGAATATGCCCTGGTTCCCCCATCCGGCTGATGTGCAGCGGTTCTGGGAAGATGCGTTCCGCAAGGTCGCGGCGATGCCCAAGGTGCTGGAGGTCGCTCGCAAGGTGCGGAAGGGGGTCACGCCGAGCGAACCGGTCTATCAGTTTGACCGCGTTCGCCTGATGCAATACGAGCAAGCCGTCGAGCAGGTCCATGGGACGCCGCTGATCTTCGTCTTCGCTCTGGTCAACCGGCCGTACATCCTCGATCTTGGGGCCGGGAAAAGCGTGGTCGAGCATTTCGTCCAAGGCGGGTTCGATTGCTACAACGTCGATTGGGGCATCCCCACGAGCGCGGACCGTCACCTGGGGATGAGGGAATACGTCGAGGGGTACCTCGATGACGTCGTGAACCACGTTCGCGAGCGCACCGGCAGCGATAAGGTGAGCATCCTCGGCTATTGTATGGGTGGTTCGATGAGTGCCATGTATACGGCACTTCATCCCGAGAAGATCGCGAACCTGATTCTGCTGGCGGCGCCGGTGGACTGGTCGAACACGGACCATCTGCTCGGCCGGTGGGTTGATCCTTCGGTATTCGACGTGGACCGGCTCATCGACGTCTGCGGCAACGCCCCCGCGGATATGCTCCAAGGGTCTTTCCTCCTGCTCAAGCCCGTTTCGAATCTCGTAGAGAAATACGTACGATTCTACGAGAACATGGAGAACGAGAAGTTCCTGGAGGACTTCTTCGCCATGGAGACCTGGCTGAATGACAACATTCCCGTGGCCGGGGAGATGTTCCGGCAGTTCGTCAAGCGGTGCATGCAGGAGAACCAGTTGATCCAGGGACGCCTGCGGATCGGCGGACGGACGGTCGATCTGCGGAACATTACATGCCCGGTGCTGAATCTCACCGCCCAGCACGATCACCTCGTCCCCTGCGGGCAGAGCCAGCCGTTCTGCGCCGCCGTGGGTTCGGCGGACAAGGAGACGATCACGTTCCCGGCGGGGCACATCGGGATGGCGGTGGGGTCCAAGGCCAACCGAGAGCTCTGGCCGCGCGTGAAGGACTGGCTCGCTCAGCGATCGGAGCCGATGGCGTAG
- a CDS encoding SDR family NAD(P)-dependent oxidoreductase: MELKDRIAVITGGASGIGRAVCRKLAEEHVKAVGVVDISDNVGAVCAEMNAGFGRDVLLPYRGDTTHADFREHVYTDLEQRLGPVTLCVPAAGITRDRLSVKVRQDNGTIKPDIYSEEDFRRVIEINLTAPIYWAMRMIASVAMDRARRGLGRWVPEETMQGAIVLIGSVSSAGNRGQISYATSKAGLEGAQATLATEAVFHGVRCSMIHPGYTDTAMVQALGEDLIRDKILPHTQLRRLIRPDEIASAVCFMLKNSAVSGRLWADAGWHPSA, encoded by the coding sequence ATGGAATTGAAAGATCGAATCGCGGTTATCACGGGTGGGGCGAGCGGCATCGGACGGGCGGTCTGCCGGAAGCTTGCCGAGGAGCACGTCAAGGCGGTTGGCGTCGTCGACATTTCGGATAATGTCGGGGCGGTCTGCGCCGAGATGAATGCGGGGTTCGGCCGGGATGTATTGCTTCCCTATCGGGGAGACACGACCCACGCCGATTTCCGCGAGCATGTCTATACGGATCTGGAGCAGCGATTGGGTCCGGTGACGTTGTGCGTACCCGCGGCCGGCATCACGCGCGATCGCCTCAGCGTGAAGGTGCGTCAGGACAACGGCACCATCAAGCCGGACATTTACAGCGAGGAAGACTTTCGCCGTGTCATCGAGATCAACCTGACCGCACCGATCTACTGGGCCATGCGAATGATTGCCTCGGTGGCGATGGACCGGGCGCGGCGCGGGCTGGGGCGCTGGGTGCCGGAGGAGACGATGCAGGGCGCCATTGTCCTCATCGGTTCGGTCTCGTCGGCGGGCAACCGGGGCCAGATTTCCTATGCGACGTCCAAGGCCGGGCTGGAGGGCGCGCAGGCGACACTGGCCACGGAAGCGGTGTTTCACGGCGTGCGTTGCTCGATGATCCACCCGGGTTACACCGACACGGCGATGGTTCAGGCGCTGGGAGAAGATCTGATTCGCGACAAGATCCTTCCGCACACGCAGCTTCGGCGCTTGATCCGACCGGACGAGATCGCTTCCGCGGTGTGCTTCATGCTGAAGAACTCGGCCGTAAGCGGTCGGCTCTGGGCGGATGCGGGCTGGCATCCGTCGGCGTAG
- the fabG gene encoding 3-oxoacyl-[acyl-carrier-protein] reductase, with the protein MLSGKVSLVSGSSRGIGRAIALALAEAGSDVVVNYVSSESAAEGVAEEVRKLGRRAIALRADVSDSAQCDAMVDKAEAHLGPIQVLVNNAGITRDRSFLKLSREHWEEVLMVNLHGPFNLTGRILPEMAKAGWGRVINISSIVAQMGNFGQSNYAVAKGGLIAFTKTLAREVASKGVTVNAIAPGFIETDMTAAVPEKALEFVRELTPVGRLGTPDEVAIAAVFLADPKASFVTGQVINVNGGMYM; encoded by the coding sequence ATGCTTTCGGGCAAGGTCAGTCTGGTTTCAGGATCGTCTCGGGGTATCGGACGGGCCATAGCCTTGGCGCTGGCCGAGGCCGGGAGCGATGTCGTGGTTAACTACGTTTCCAGTGAGTCCGCTGCCGAGGGTGTCGCGGAAGAAGTGCGCAAGCTGGGGCGCCGGGCGATTGCCCTTCGAGCGGATGTTTCCGATTCGGCCCAGTGTGACGCCATGGTCGACAAGGCCGAGGCCCACCTCGGACCGATCCAGGTCCTGGTCAATAACGCGGGGATTACACGAGACCGGTCGTTTCTCAAGCTGAGCCGGGAGCACTGGGAGGAAGTGCTCATGGTTAACCTGCACGGTCCGTTCAACTTGACGGGACGGATTCTTCCGGAGATGGCCAAGGCGGGCTGGGGGCGGGTGATCAACATATCGTCGATCGTCGCGCAGATGGGCAACTTCGGGCAGTCGAACTATGCCGTGGCGAAGGGGGGATTGATCGCGTTCACGAAGACGTTGGCGCGGGAGGTCGCGTCCAAGGGTGTCACGGTCAACGCCATTGCCCCCGGATTCATCGAGACGGACATGACGGCGGCGGTACCGGAGAAGGCACTGGAGTTCGTTCGCGAGCTCACGCCCGTGGGCCGGCTGGGCACGCCGGACGAAGTGGCGATCGCGGCGGTGTTCCTGGCCGATCCCAAGGCTTCGTTCGTGACCGGACAGGTCATCAACGTCAACGGCGGCATGTACATGTAG
- a CDS encoding flagellin produces the protein MSRINSNVPSLVAQRHLQDSQHALRLSLERLSSGLKINRGADNPAGLIVSERLRSEISSVNQAIRNSSRAINVIATTEGALDEVASLLTDIKALVIEAANTGAFSDDEIKANQLQIDLSIDSITRIANTTNFAGRKLLNGELDYVLSSVDSTQLSDVQVLGARFGTRSFVPVNVNVSQSAQQAQLTFPSPGVGASGATVTLAGPDGIITLSFPASQASNEIADAINARTDDTGVFASATGVGGSAGLVIQSLQYGSNAFVSVTALPNSAAFDVQDRQGGVVTHTVGRDAEATINGVATTSDGLKLGVSDNTLAVQLVLAEEFGNGTLPLGTSSFEVTGGGALFQLGPEVSTVLQENIAVRSMQANRLGNALVGYLADLKDGQRYALNTGNLKEASDVIDEVITQVAVLRGRLGSFERNTLQPNINQLQITAENLTSSQSVIRDTDFAEETSELTRAQILVQAGNSILAIANAQSQNVLQLLGG, from the coding sequence ATGTCCCGGATCAACAGTAACGTACCGTCCCTCGTCGCCCAGCGGCACTTGCAGGATTCTCAGCACGCCCTGAGGCTTTCTCTGGAACGACTGTCCAGCGGACTCAAGATCAACCGCGGAGCGGACAACCCCGCCGGTTTGATCGTCTCCGAACGGCTCCGCTCGGAGATCTCTTCGGTCAACCAGGCCATTCGAAACTCCAGCCGCGCGATCAACGTCATCGCCACCACGGAAGGCGCCCTCGACGAGGTCGCCTCCCTGCTCACCGACATCAAGGCCCTGGTTATCGAGGCCGCCAACACCGGCGCCTTTTCCGATGACGAGATCAAGGCCAATCAGCTCCAGATCGACTTGTCCATCGATTCGATCACCCGCATCGCCAACACGACCAATTTCGCCGGACGAAAGCTGCTCAACGGGGAACTCGACTACGTCCTCAGCAGCGTGGACTCCACCCAACTGTCCGACGTGCAGGTACTCGGCGCCCGGTTCGGGACACGTTCCTTCGTGCCCGTAAATGTCAACGTCAGCCAGTCCGCCCAGCAGGCCCAGCTCACCTTCCCGTCGCCCGGCGTGGGCGCCAGTGGGGCCACGGTAACCTTGGCCGGACCCGACGGCATCATCACCCTCAGCTTCCCTGCCAGCCAGGCCAGCAACGAGATCGCTGACGCCATCAACGCCCGCACCGACGACACCGGCGTATTCGCCTCCGCCACAGGCGTCGGAGGATCCGCGGGACTGGTCATTCAGTCGCTCCAGTATGGAAGCAACGCCTTCGTGAGCGTCACCGCCCTGCCCAATAGCGCCGCTTTCGACGTTCAGGACCGCCAGGGCGGCGTCGTCACGCACACGGTCGGACGCGACGCGGAAGCCACCATCAACGGTGTCGCCACGACCTCTGACGGCCTCAAGCTCGGCGTCAGTGACAACACGCTTGCCGTTCAATTGGTCCTCGCCGAGGAATTTGGCAACGGGACCCTGCCGCTGGGCACGAGTTCCTTCGAGGTCACCGGCGGCGGCGCCCTCTTCCAGCTCGGGCCCGAGGTCAGCACGGTGCTGCAGGAGAACATCGCCGTCCGCAGCATGCAGGCCAATCGCCTCGGCAATGCGCTGGTGGGATACCTCGCCGATTTGAAGGACGGCCAGCGTTATGCACTGAACACCGGCAACCTCAAGGAGGCGTCGGACGTCATTGATGAAGTGATCACGCAGGTCGCCGTGCTTCGCGGTCGACTGGGCTCGTTCGAGCGCAATACGCTCCAGCCCAACATCAACCAGTTGCAGATCACGGCCGAAAACCTGACGTCGTCGCAGTCGGTCATTCGCGATACCGACTTCGCCGAGGAGACTTCCGAGCTCACGCGGGCACAAATTCTGGTTCAGGCGGGCAACAGCATTCTGGCCATCGCCAATGCCCAGTCCCAGAACGTGCTCCAATTGCTCGGCGGGTAA
- the csrA gene encoding carbon storage regulator CsrA, with amino-acid sequence MLVLSRQRDETIMIGDDVEITVVDIRGDKVRLGITAPRHIQVHRKEVYEAIKRENQQAAQLRVDDVSRAVNGENGNGAEPRIEPTRPKTDPNQKS; translated from the coding sequence ATGTTGGTGCTATCACGACAACGCGACGAGACGATCATGATTGGCGACGACGTGGAGATTACCGTCGTCGATATCCGCGGAGACAAGGTGCGGTTGGGAATCACCGCCCCGCGGCATATACAGGTGCATCGTAAGGAAGTTTACGAAGCCATTAAACGGGAGAATCAACAGGCGGCCCAGCTGCGCGTCGACGACGTCAGTCGGGCGGTCAACGGCGAGAACGGAAACGGCGCCGAACCGCGCATCGAACCGACCCGACCCAAGACCGACCCGAACCAGAAGTCCTGA
- a CDS encoding flagellar assembly protein FliW, which yields MILQTSRFGQLEVDERRLIEFPEGILGFPLQKRYALVQTGEGSGFYWLQSVDTPDLAFVVCDPRLFVADYQVPVKLDDLQSIGLSDPGRAQVFVIVNKVNELLTGNFQGPVVVNVETRQARQLVLSDKRYSTRHPLMRLPKPMAVSKSA from the coding sequence ATGATCTTGCAGACATCACGTTTCGGGCAACTGGAGGTTGACGAACGACGGCTGATCGAATTCCCCGAGGGCATTCTGGGCTTTCCGCTTCAGAAGCGCTACGCCCTGGTGCAAACCGGGGAGGGAAGCGGGTTCTACTGGCTGCAGTCGGTGGACACCCCCGACCTGGCGTTTGTGGTCTGCGATCCGCGTCTTTTCGTGGCCGACTACCAGGTTCCGGTAAAGCTGGATGACCTCCAATCTATCGGACTTTCCGACCCGGGACGGGCCCAGGTGTTTGTCATCGTCAACAAGGTGAATGAGCTGTTGACCGGTAACTTCCAGGGTCCCGTAGTCGTCAACGTGGAAACGCGCCAGGCGCGTCAACTGGTCTTGAGTGACAAGCGGTATTCGACGCGTCACCCGCTCATGCGGCTCCCCAAGCCGATGGCGGTCAGCAAGTCCGCCTGA
- the flgL gene encoding flagellar hook-associated protein FlgL: protein MAVGPINVTRLSSNLRADFVIQALRQNQLAVFNEQARIATGRQFASAGDDPVAASRAVDLSQALTRSDQFLTNLRHADNTLAAADSAMTEVNSLLIEAQTIASDNVSNLTSRAERESVADLIAGIRRQLQDVGNREFNGRFLFAGRDTTQRPFVDALGGIAYIGDTGDITVRVGEDADASINVPGNILFDALSARIASDADLTPNLTENTRLDELGGATGAGIRTGTLVFNEQGGAGVFRVDLASADTIGDIVQRINDAATQAGASVTASLGDEGLVLTPGNSPVSVTDTSTGLVAAQLGILTPTPSGTEITGAALGVRITPLTSVADLARGAGIDLDSGLVITNGLKTVTVDLSQAETVQDILNRINNAGVFVLARINESGTAINIFNQVSGTTLSVGENDGTTAADLGLRTFNAATTLDSLNFGKGVTRIEGQDDFRITARDGSTIDVNLDGADTIGDVIQRINDAAQTAGVNITAELTTVGNGIALQDATGGTGDLQVSLLNQSAAALDLGILGTVTGPDPTLVGEDRALVRTEGALGALVELENALRGDDTTGITRAAQRLERFSKEVTRVHGIVGARSQAMRDRFTQMEDAASATKVFLSEVQDLDYAEAITKLQSAGTQLQASLSTSSLLLNVSLLDYLG, encoded by the coding sequence ATGGCCGTCGGACCCATCAATGTGACTCGATTGAGCAGCAACCTGCGGGCGGATTTCGTCATTCAGGCCTTGCGACAGAACCAGCTCGCCGTGTTCAACGAGCAGGCACGAATCGCCACCGGTCGGCAGTTCGCCTCGGCGGGCGATGATCCCGTCGCCGCTTCCCGCGCTGTCGATCTCTCCCAGGCACTCACCCGCAGCGACCAGTTCCTCACCAACCTGCGGCACGCGGACAACACGCTGGCCGCCGCCGACAGCGCCATGACCGAGGTCAACAGCCTGCTCATCGAGGCCCAGACTATTGCCAGCGACAACGTCAGCAATCTGACCAGCCGCGCAGAGCGTGAGTCGGTCGCCGATCTGATCGCCGGCATCCGGCGACAACTCCAGGACGTTGGCAATCGAGAATTCAACGGGCGGTTCTTATTCGCCGGCCGTGACACGACGCAGCGTCCGTTTGTCGATGCACTCGGCGGAATCGCCTATATCGGCGACACCGGCGACATCACCGTCCGCGTCGGCGAGGATGCCGATGCCTCGATCAACGTTCCTGGAAACATACTGTTCGATGCCCTCTCGGCTCGGATCGCCTCGGACGCCGACCTTACGCCGAACCTCACCGAGAATACGCGTCTCGACGAGCTCGGCGGAGCGACCGGCGCCGGCATCCGGACCGGCACACTCGTGTTCAATGAGCAAGGCGGCGCTGGCGTCTTTCGCGTCGACCTGGCTTCGGCCGATACGATTGGCGACATCGTCCAGCGGATCAACGATGCCGCCACGCAGGCCGGCGCCTCGGTCACGGCTTCGCTCGGTGACGAAGGCCTCGTCCTCACGCCGGGCAACTCGCCTGTCTCCGTAACCGACACAAGCACGGGACTTGTGGCCGCGCAGTTGGGAATCCTCACGCCAACCCCCTCGGGCACGGAAATTACCGGTGCGGCCTTGGGCGTTCGCATCACCCCGCTGACCTCCGTGGCGGATCTGGCCCGAGGCGCGGGCATCGATCTCGATTCCGGCCTCGTCATCACCAACGGGCTCAAGACAGTCACCGTCGACCTGAGCCAGGCTGAGACCGTCCAGGACATCCTCAACAGGATCAACAACGCCGGCGTGTTCGTGCTCGCCCGCATCAATGAAAGCGGCACGGCCATCAACATCTTCAACCAGGTCTCGGGCACGACGCTCAGCGTCGGCGAGAACGATGGCACCACTGCCGCCGACCTCGGCCTGCGTACCTTCAATGCCGCCACGACGCTTGACAGCCTGAACTTCGGGAAAGGTGTCACCCGCATCGAAGGTCAGGACGATTTCCGCATCACCGCCCGCGACGGCTCGACCATCGACGTGAACCTCGACGGTGCAGACACCATCGGCGATGTAATCCAGCGGATCAACGATGCCGCCCAGACCGCCGGCGTGAACATCACCGCGGAGCTCACGACGGTCGGCAATGGAATTGCCCTTCAGGATGCCACCGGCGGAACCGGCGACCTCCAGGTCAGCCTGCTGAACCAGTCAGCGGCGGCGCTCGATCTCGGCATCCTCGGCACGGTCACCGGTCCCGACCCCACCCTCGTCGGCGAGGATCGCGCCCTGGTCCGCACGGAAGGGGCCTTGGGCGCACTGGTGGAACTCGAAAACGCCCTGCGCGGGGATGACACGACGGGTATCACCCGCGCCGCCCAGCGACTCGAACGCTTTTCCAAGGAAGTGACGCGGGTACACGGAATCGTGGGGGCCCGCTCGCAGGCGATGCGCGATCGCTTCACGCAGATGGAAGACGCGGCTTCGGCCACGAAGGTCTTCCTCTCCGAAGTCCAGGACCTGGATTACGCCGAGGCGATCACGAAACTGCAATCGGCCGGCACGCAGCTTCAGGCGAGTCTCTCGACCAGCTCGCTCCTGCTGAACGTGTCGCTACTGGATTACCTGGGATGA
- the flgK gene encoding flagellar hook-associated protein FlgK has translation MGLLNSALHVGSSAILTYQNALQLVGNNISNAGNEDYTRVTPDLAALQGQALQGDLHPGAGVAMSGIQRNIDEALEGRVRLAIGAQESVTEQRGALSRVESLFNQLGGTDVASRLADFFSNFDEVRNLPEDSAVRDLALTSARQLAESLRSTRSELVQLASDFDEGISDLVTSANSLAEKVAELNEEITRVEAGNGQATALRDQRDGLLRELGRLFDVTVREQPNGAINVYVGSEALVQGRSVRELIAVPRTDGETTRTAVRFADTNADVDIRGGRLAGLIAARDTHALGRIAALDELARAVIGEVNAIHADGQGLTGYRAVTGSFDVLATNAALDSTAAGLNFPPTSGSFYVTVLDDATSTPASYRIDVQLEGNDTDTTLESLVDSINTEVDGVTASITPDRRLRLVADQDRSFVFGFDGSTARADTSGVLAALGVNTLFTGSDATNIGVNASLLEDPRRLGSASAFLPGDGTTAGRIAALDTTASQRLSGQTLLEYYNAVANDVAVSSAAAQDAQDATGTVLNSLQSQRESISGVNLDEEAIALVKYQRAFQGASRFVSVVDQLISELVSLIR, from the coding sequence ATGGGACTGCTCAACTCAGCCTTGCACGTCGGCAGCAGCGCGATCCTGACCTATCAGAACGCGCTGCAACTGGTGGGCAACAACATCAGCAACGCCGGCAACGAGGACTACACGCGGGTAACCCCTGATCTCGCCGCCTTGCAGGGTCAGGCGCTCCAGGGTGATCTGCACCCCGGCGCGGGCGTGGCCATGAGTGGGATCCAGCGCAACATCGATGAAGCCCTGGAGGGTCGCGTCCGTCTGGCGATCGGAGCCCAGGAATCTGTGACAGAGCAGCGCGGCGCACTATCGCGCGTCGAGTCGCTCTTCAATCAATTGGGTGGGACGGACGTCGCCTCCCGCCTCGCGGATTTCTTCAGCAATTTCGACGAAGTACGCAATCTGCCGGAGGACTCCGCCGTACGCGACCTTGCATTGACCAGCGCCCGGCAACTGGCCGAGTCGCTACGGAGCACGCGCAGCGAGCTCGTCCAGCTCGCCTCCGACTTCGACGAAGGAATTTCCGACCTCGTGACCAGCGCCAACTCGCTGGCCGAGAAAGTCGCCGAGCTCAACGAGGAGATCACCCGCGTCGAAGCGGGCAATGGCCAGGCCACGGCGCTTCGCGACCAGCGCGACGGGTTGCTCCGCGAGCTTGGCCGGCTGTTCGACGTAACCGTCCGCGAGCAGCCCAACGGAGCCATCAACGTCTACGTCGGCAGCGAGGCTCTCGTACAGGGCCGCTCCGTGCGGGAGTTGATCGCCGTACCCCGAACCGACGGCGAGACGACACGCACTGCGGTTCGCTTCGCGGACACCAACGCCGACGTGGATATTCGGGGTGGCAGACTTGCCGGGCTCATTGCCGCGCGAGACACGCACGCGCTCGGGCGAATCGCGGCGCTGGACGAACTGGCCCGAGCGGTAATTGGCGAGGTCAACGCCATTCACGCCGACGGGCAGGGATTGACGGGCTATCGCGCCGTCACCGGATCGTTCGATGTGCTGGCGACGAACGCCGCACTCGACAGCACCGCCGCCGGGCTGAACTTCCCGCCGACCTCGGGCAGCTTCTACGTCACCGTTCTCGACGACGCGACTTCGACTCCGGCCTCCTATCGTATCGACGTTCAGCTCGAAGGGAACGACACCGACACGACCCTGGAATCGCTCGTCGATTCGATCAACACCGAAGTCGACGGCGTGACCGCCTCGATCACGCCGGACCGCCGATTGCGACTGGTCGCTGACCAGGACCGCAGCTTCGTGTTCGGGTTCGATGGAAGCACCGCCCGAGCGGACACCTCCGGCGTGCTCGCCGCGCTGGGCGTCAATACGCTGTTCACCGGTTCGGACGCCACGAACATCGGCGTCAACGCATCGCTGCTGGAAGACCCGCGCCGACTGGGATCGGCGTCGGCCTTCCTGCCCGGCGACGGCACGACCGCCGGACGCATCGCGGCACTGGATACCACTGCTTCGCAGCGTCTCAGTGGCCAGACGCTCCTGGAATACTACAACGCCGTCGCCAATGACGTCGCGGTGTCGTCAGCGGCCGCGCAGGATGCCCAGGATGCCACGGGCACCGTGCTCAACTCCCTGCAATCGCAGCGGGAGAGCATCAGCGGTGTGAACCTCGACGAGGAAGCCATTGCCCTCGTCAAGTATCAGCGGGCGTTTCAGGGCGCATCGAGATTCGTAAGTGTTGTCGATCAGCTCATCAGCGAGCTGGTCTCGTTGATTCGCTAG
- the flgN gene encoding flagellar export chaperone FlgN: MRESNASNGSSPIPELLGTLTRLERAHERLGMLIDRHLQAVRKADLNTMRATQEEARELAESITQHDQARQRQMDSIARSHGLAVLRNKRISLSELADLLDGNDARALRTARDRLRSVGGVTARLQRVATVTTRDLLGHLSAVLSSVRPAAARVDTYGQSGAVAAGSAPQLVDALG, encoded by the coding sequence ATGCGTGAGTCAAACGCAAGTAATGGATCCAGTCCGATTCCGGAACTGCTCGGCACGCTGACACGACTCGAGCGGGCCCACGAACGTCTGGGCATGCTCATTGACCGCCACCTCCAGGCAGTACGAAAGGCCGACCTGAACACGATGCGCGCGACGCAGGAAGAAGCCCGCGAATTGGCAGAGTCAATCACCCAACACGATCAGGCGCGCCAACGGCAAATGGACTCCATAGCCCGATCGCACGGACTTGCGGTTCTCAGGAACAAACGAATCTCGCTTTCCGAATTGGCTGATCTTCTCGATGGCAACGATGCGCGGGCGCTTCGCACTGCCCGCGATCGACTTCGCAGTGTCGGCGGCGTAACCGCCCGCTTGCAGCGCGTCGCCACGGTGACGACGCGCGACCTGCTCGGCCATCTGAGCGCGGTGCTCTCATCCGTGCGACCCGCGGCGGCCAGAGTGGATACCTACGGGCAGTCTGGTGCCGTTGCCGCGGGTAGCGCGCCGCAGCTTGTGGACGCCTTGGGATAA
- a CDS encoding flagellar basal body P-ring protein FlgI — translation MLNRIVILLVALMPSGALGQIPTVRVGDVTHLQGQGTNVLIAMGLVTGLNGTGDGGKYRPAMDQLRTLLAGFGTDVPSLDDLAAAKNVAVVSVEVTIPEHGAREGELLDVYVTAHGAKSLAGGRLIPTPLVYHDKNVQGLFGFASGMIEVSDDLPTAGRIRNGARMEQDVLTNVLARGSELFAAGFRHPWIETGKHYITLVLDDAHAGWSLAAAIAQAVDKELSISADVDRVALALDSKNIVVLVPDHQLGDPASWIRDVERTPLLMESNEARVTINRQTGTIVVTGDTRLSPIIISQRGMTVTVANPGPDGIVPIPEFERHDFVPMDVEAQRLPNVRDLLEALNRLKVPFEDRVAILEEIHRAGKLHARILYEG, via the coding sequence ATGCTGAATCGAATCGTTATCCTGCTTGTCGCCTTGATGCCGTCCGGGGCACTTGGGCAGATCCCCACGGTGCGCGTCGGCGACGTGACCCACCTTCAGGGTCAGGGCACGAACGTCTTGATCGCCATGGGTCTGGTGACCGGACTTAACGGCACCGGCGATGGTGGCAAGTATCGCCCCGCGATGGACCAGCTTCGTACACTGCTGGCCGGGTTCGGCACCGACGTCCCGTCACTCGATGACCTCGCCGCCGCCAAAAACGTCGCTGTCGTATCGGTCGAAGTGACCATTCCCGAACACGGGGCACGCGAGGGAGAACTGCTCGACGTGTATGTCACGGCCCATGGCGCCAAGAGCCTCGCCGGCGGGAGATTGATCCCCACTCCACTGGTTTATCATGACAAGAACGTGCAGGGGCTCTTCGGATTCGCGTCGGGCATGATCGAGGTCTCGGACGATCTCCCCACGGCCGGTCGCATCCGCAACGGGGCGCGCATGGAGCAGGATGTTCTGACCAACGTGCTCGCCCGGGGCAGCGAACTCTTCGCCGCCGGATTCCGCCATCCATGGATCGAGACGGGAAAGCACTACATCACGCTGGTGCTCGATGACGCCCACGCGGGTTGGTCGCTGGCCGCGGCGATCGCTCAGGCGGTAGACAAGGAGCTGAGCATCTCCGCAGACGTGGATCGCGTCGCCCTGGCGCTGGACAGCAAGAACATCGTCGTGCTCGTCCCGGACCACCAGTTGGGTGACCCGGCCTCGTGGATCCGCGACGTCGAACGAACGCCGCTTCTGATGGAAAGCAATGAAGCCCGCGTCACGATCAACCGCCAGACGGGAACAATCGTGGTCACGGGAGACACGCGTTTGTCACCCATCATCATCTCGCAGCGCGGCATGACGGTAACCGTGGCGAACCCCGGTCCGGACGGCATCGTACCCATTCCGGAATTCGAGCGTCACGACTTCGTCCCCATGGATGTGGAAGCACAGCGGCTGCCCAACGTTCGCGACCTGCTGGAAGCGCTCAATCGACTCAAGGTGCCGTTCGAGGATCGTGTGGCGATTCTGGAAGAAATCCACCGGGCGGGAAAGCTCCACGCTCGAATTCTGTACGAAGGCTAG